The Panicum hallii strain FIL2 chromosome 9, PHallii_v3.1, whole genome shotgun sequence genome has a window encoding:
- the LOC112872633 gene encoding uncharacterized protein LOC112872633, translating into MAADAAATPAPKPPPPLPEDSQLPTYLGVSFALFLATLPASTGARHVASLQSRGRLLAARLLAAEDQLRQLRARRREDARANARAAEIFAGHRAAWMEAERRLLARAAAAGDEAASLRARLADAEADAAALRARVERLEREAAERDELLTALLAATSRAGEGEGERVPGDEREEGQETVPVPPLDPPETTDAEALAAAAALYAQQRQKHDGYGDDFYTAATAASGMPPWMDPSKGWQDLKYDTVESTYNTKHAVPRRESPWKVDVESSGVPAKLRLLEQELINLEKVVNGDLSKFPLVMRKQVKRYQTLAGKIDDLCKRMQTSDPCDSTLSSEFRTQRQTEFLLEAFHLQHRATETRQKLSTLQAETAKSSFGDELTAEAKMCTRRALSSIRNNFKEIQRSLEIWLARILGDLEGMLARDGASRIREYFLSPYASAVR; encoded by the exons ATGGCGGCCGACGCAGCCGCCACGCCCGCTCCCAAGCCCCCGCCTCCGCTGCCGGAGGATTCCCAGCTGCCCACCTACCTCGGCGTCAGCTTCGCGCTCTTCCTCGCCACCCTCCCGGCCAGCACCGGCGCCCGCCACGTCGCCTCGCTCCAGTCCCGcggccgcctcctcgccgcgcgCCTGCTCGCCGCCGAGGACCAGCTCCGCCAgctgcgcgcgcgccgccgagaGGACGCCCGCGCCAACGCCCGCGCCGCCGAGATCTTCGCGGGCCACCGCGCCGCATGGATGGAGGCCGAGCGCCGCCTcctggcccgcgccgccgcggcagggGACGAGGCCGCCTCGCTCCGCGCGCGCCTCGCCGACGCGGAggccgacgccgccgcgctGCGCGCCCGCGTCGAGCGCCTCGAGCGCGAGGCCGCCGAGCGGGACGAGCTGCTCACCGCGCTCCTGGCGGCGACCTcccgcgccggcgagggggagggggaACGCGTGCCCGGCGACGAGCGGGAGGAGGGCCAGGAAACGGTGCCCGTGCCGCCGTTGGATCCGCCTGAGACCACAGACGCGGAGGCCCTGGCCGCCGCGGCTGCGCTCTACGCGCAGCAGCGCCAGAAGCACGACGGCTATGGCGACGACTTCTACACGGCGGCCACGGCCGCGTCGGGAATGCCGCCGTGGATGGACCCATCAAAAGGCTGGCAG GACCTGAAGTATGATACAGTTGAGTCAACGTACAACACAAAGCACGCTGTACCAAG GAGAGAGTCACCCTGGAAGGTGGATGTAGAATCATCAGGAGTTCCTGCAAAACTTAGGTTGCTTGAACAGGAATTAATCAACCTGGAAAAGGTAGTGAATGGAGATTTATCCAAGTTTCCATTGGTGATGAGAAAACAAGTGAAAAGATACCAAACTCTCGCTGGGAAAATTGATGATCTTTGCAAACGGATG CAAACTAGTGACCCTTGTGATTCAACACTTAGCTCAGAGTTCAGAACGCAGCGGCAAACAGAATTCCTTCTGGAAGCATTCCACCTTCAGCACCGAGCAACTGAAACAAGGCAGAAGCTGAGCACACTGCAAGCAGAGACCGCAAAAAGCAGCTTCGGTGATGAGTTAACAGCAGAAGCCAAAATGTGCACAAGAAGAGCACTAAGTTCAATTAGGAATAACTTCAAGGAAATCCAGCGAAGCTTGGAGATTTGGCTGGCAAGGATTCTTGGAGACCTGGAGGGTATGTTAGCAAGGGATGGGGCCTCACGCATTAGGGAATATTTTCTGTCTCCGTATGCTTCTGCTGTTCGGTGA
- the LOC112875124 gene encoding putative gamma-glutamylcyclotransferase At3g02910 yields the protein MGTAAAAPKRTLVFTYGTLKRGFSNHPLLQELASSGDASFVGAAVTAWRLPLVCGPYRVPFLLNLPGEGDRVAGELYAVTARGLARLDELEGVSRAHYERLPVAVDLAEGGGARVDGAVAYFAHRDYAAELWRRSGGKGYPEYSHAVADGYVRRKDRPQGQTFLEQIRSFVSSQS from the coding sequence AtgggcacggccgccgccgcgccgaaaCGTACGCTGGTGTTCACGTACGGCACGCTGAAGCGCGGGTTCTCCAACCACCCGCTGCTGCAGGAGCTGGCTTCGAGCGGGGACGCCTCCTTCGTGGGCGCCGCCGTGACGGCGTGGCGCCTGCCGCTGGTGTGCGGGCCGTACCGCGTGCCGTTCCTCCTGAACCTCCCCGGGGAGGGGGACCGCGTGGCCGGGGAGCTGTACGCCGTGACGGCCCGGGGCCTGGCGCGGCTGGACGAGCTGGAGGGCGTCTCCCGCGCGCACTACGAGCGGCTGCCCGTCGCCGTGGACCTCGCCGAGGGCGGGGGCGCGCGGGTGGACGGCGCCGTGGCCTACTTCGCGCACCGGGACTACGCCGCCGAGCTGTGGCGGCGCAGCGGGGGGAAGGGGTACCCGGAGTACTCGCACGCCGTGGCGGACGGGTACGTGCGGCGCAAGGACCGGCCGCAGGGACAGACCTTCCTCGAGCAGATCCGCAGCTTCGTCTCCTCCCAATCCTAG
- the LOC112875118 gene encoding protein BCCIP homolog isoform X1, whose amino-acid sequence MPGGRKRPAPFLAFSSFARSLIFSAAAGTPGQDNMPRPPSKRAKPAGPSKDEDRSSSESEEESFSNSESDAEDGEELQTVQADFAFFDPKPSDFHGVRLLLKTYLDSKPWDLTGFVDLILAQTTVGTVVKLADEEEEEEEGQGTGGEKTSAGGNNDDDLFGLISVLNLGRYAEHRCIKDLKEYLLAVCSDKDTKRQLKSLLEEKASSVGLLVCRRFVNFPYELVPKLYDALFDEVSWATEDEPTQELQDSFRFKHYLLLVRMLERKTPAKHKAKNSKDDDDEPIIYPKLEDEIFNELSSWSFTFPIRSEQSPQQEMKNYKEMGLVMAVKAEAIPKFRKKLEALVSEQ is encoded by the exons ATGCCCGGCGGCCGAAAGCGCCCGGCTCCGTTCCTCGCCTTCTCCTCTTTCGCTCGCTCCCTCATCTTCTCCGCTGCCGCCGGAACTCCTGGTCAAG ACAACATGCCGCGGCCGCCGTCCAAGCGCGCGAAGCCGGCCGGGCCTTCCAAGGACGAAGACCGCAGCAGCAGCGAAAGCGAGGAAGAGAGCTTTAGCAACAGCGAAAGCGACGCCGAAGACGGGGAGGAG CTCCAGACGGTGCAAGCGGACTTCGCCTTCTTCGATCCCAAGCCAAGCGACTTCCACGGGGTCAGGCTGCTGCTCAAGACGTACCTCGACTCCAAGCCCTGGGACCTCACCGGCTTCGTCGACCTCATCCTTGCTCAGACCACCGTTGGCACGGTTGTCAAGTTGgccgatgaggaggaggaggaggaggaagggcaAGGGACCGGCGGTGAAAAGACCAGTGCTGGTGGCAATAACGACGATGATCTGTTTGGTCTTATTAGCGTCCTAAATCTGGGACGCTACGCC GAGCACCGCTGCATCAAGGATCTTAAGGAGTATCTGCTCGCTGTTTGCTCCGACAAGGATACCAAGAGGCAGCTTAAGTCTCTGCTGGAAGAGAAAGCATCTAGTGTGGGCCTGCTGGTGTGTCGCCGCTTTGTGAATTTCCCTTATGAGCTTGTGCCTAAGCTGTATGATGCACTCTTTGATGAGGTTTCCTGGGCAACGGAAGATGAG CCAACACAAGAACTCCAGGACTCCTTCCGATTCAAACATTACCTGCTACTCGTCAGAATGCTTGAG AGGAAAACCCCCGCAAAACACAAAGCAAAGAACAgcaaagatgatgatgatgaacctATTATCTATCCAAAGTTGGAGGATGAAATTTTTAATGAG CTTAGCTCATGGTCGTTCACTTTCCCAATACGTTCTGAACAGTCACCTCAACAGGAG ATGAAGAATTACAAAGAGATGGGCTTGGTGATGGCAGTTAAAGCTGAGGCAATCCCAAAATTCCGCAAGAAGCTGGAGGCGTTGGTGTCGGAACAGTAG
- the LOC112875118 gene encoding protein BCCIP homolog isoform X4, with product MPGGRKRPAPFLAFSSFARSLIFSAAAGTPGQDNMPRPPSKRAKPAGPSKDEDRSSSESEEESFSNSESDAEDGEELQTVQADFAFFDPKPSDFHGVRLLLKTYLDSKPWDLTGFVDLILAQTTVGTVVKLADEEEEEEEGQGTGGEKTSAGGNNDDDLFGLISVLNLGRYAEHRCIKDLKEYLLAVCSDKDTKRQLKSLLEEKASSVGLLVCRRFVNFPYELVPKLYDALFDEVSWATEDEPTQELQDSFRFKHYLLLVRMLERKTPAKHKAKNSKDDDDEPIIYPKLEDEIFNEMKNYKEMGLVMAVKAEAIPKFRKKLEALVSEQ from the exons ATGCCCGGCGGCCGAAAGCGCCCGGCTCCGTTCCTCGCCTTCTCCTCTTTCGCTCGCTCCCTCATCTTCTCCGCTGCCGCCGGAACTCCTGGTCAAG ACAACATGCCGCGGCCGCCGTCCAAGCGCGCGAAGCCGGCCGGGCCTTCCAAGGACGAAGACCGCAGCAGCAGCGAAAGCGAGGAAGAGAGCTTTAGCAACAGCGAAAGCGACGCCGAAGACGGGGAGGAG CTCCAGACGGTGCAAGCGGACTTCGCCTTCTTCGATCCCAAGCCAAGCGACTTCCACGGGGTCAGGCTGCTGCTCAAGACGTACCTCGACTCCAAGCCCTGGGACCTCACCGGCTTCGTCGACCTCATCCTTGCTCAGACCACCGTTGGCACGGTTGTCAAGTTGgccgatgaggaggaggaggaggaggaagggcaAGGGACCGGCGGTGAAAAGACCAGTGCTGGTGGCAATAACGACGATGATCTGTTTGGTCTTATTAGCGTCCTAAATCTGGGACGCTACGCC GAGCACCGCTGCATCAAGGATCTTAAGGAGTATCTGCTCGCTGTTTGCTCCGACAAGGATACCAAGAGGCAGCTTAAGTCTCTGCTGGAAGAGAAAGCATCTAGTGTGGGCCTGCTGGTGTGTCGCCGCTTTGTGAATTTCCCTTATGAGCTTGTGCCTAAGCTGTATGATGCACTCTTTGATGAGGTTTCCTGGGCAACGGAAGATGAG CCAACACAAGAACTCCAGGACTCCTTCCGATTCAAACATTACCTGCTACTCGTCAGAATGCTTGAG AGGAAAACCCCCGCAAAACACAAAGCAAAGAACAgcaaagatgatgatgatgaacctATTATCTATCCAAAGTTGGAGGATGAAATTTTTAATGAG ATGAAGAATTACAAAGAGATGGGCTTGGTGATGGCAGTTAAAGCTGAGGCAATCCCAAAATTCCGCAAGAAGCTGGAGGCGTTGGTGTCGGAACAGTAG
- the LOC112874430 gene encoding transcriptional repressor ILP1: MSSHRKNFRRRADDAEDANGDAGSHPKPTTATKTQTLKVSKPKSPPSRQGASRLSFADDEDDDDAEEGPFAHRRRPTASVRPARTASPAAGSLHRLTPARERLRSSPAAAIAAVSAPKPSNFQSHAGEYTPERLRELQKNARPLPGSLMRAPSSTPATEPRSQRLAAAQASSTPTASTAAATGPVVILKGLVKPMAEASIGPRKSLQKEEEDKSEEEERDEEDEGPVIPDRATIEAIRAKRQQLQQPRHAAPDYISLDGGGVLSSRNAGGESSDEDDNETRGRIAMYTDKSSDGPKSTKSVFGEINNRGPAASLGALGDGVKEVEDDRDDDDDEEERRWEEEQFRKGLGRRVDDTSSAQRSANGASAAAQVQPQPFGYSVGSHYQPSLSGVVPAASVFTSGSMEFLSIAQQADVANKALQENIRKLRESHKTTVSALVKTDTHLIEALSEISSLDSGLKDAENKFVYMQELRNYISVMCDFLNDKAFYIEELEDHMQKLHENRALAISDRRAADLADESGVIEAAVNAAVSILSKGSSSAHLSAASNAAQAAAAAARESSNLPPELDEFGRDINLQKRMDLKRREENRSRRKTKSESKRMASAVKNNSIEKIEGELSTDESDSESTAYVSSRDELLKTADLVFSDASEEYSSLRIVKDKFEGWRTQYPSAYRDAHVALSVPSVFTPYVRLELLKWDPLHEATDFFDMDWHKVLFDYGAQDDESASGSNDTDVVPVLVEKVALPILHHRIKHCWDVLSTQSTENAVDAVRMVIGYLPTSSKDLHQLLACVKSRLTQAIADLSVPAWGSMVTRTVPGAAQYAAYRFGVATRLLKNACLWKNILAGHVVEKLALDELLKGKILPHMKSIILDVHDAITRAERIAASLSGVWGEQSQKLQPFVDLVVELGNKLERRQTSGISEEETRGLARRLKIILATLNEYDKARAISKKFQLREAL, encoded by the coding sequence ATGAGTAGCCACCGCAAAAACTTCCGCCGCCGCGCGGACGACGCCGAGGACGCCAACGGCGACGCCGGTAGCCACCCCAAGCCCACCACCGCCACGAAGACTCAAACCCTAAAGGTGTCCAAGCCCAAGTCGCCGCCGAGCCGCCAGGGGGCGAGCCGCCTCAGCTTCGCCGACGACGAGGACGATGATGACGCCGAGGAGGGCCCGTTCGCgcatcgccgccgccctacGGCCTCCGTGCGCCCGGCCCGCACCGCGTCCCCGGCTGCGGGGTCGCTCCACCGCCTCACGCCCGCCAGGGAGCGGCTCAGGAGCTCGCCGGCCGCTGCTATCGCGGCGGTGTCGGCGCCGAAGCCCTCCAACTTCCAGTCCCATGCTGGGGAGTATACTCCAGAGCGCCTGCGGGAGCTCCAGAAGAACGCCCGCCCACTCCCGGGGAGCCTCATGCGTGCACCGTCGTCGACTCCAGCAACTGAGCCCCGGTCTCAAAGGTTGGCTGCAGCCCAAGCCAGCTCTACACCTACTGCCTCCACAGCAGCTGCAACAGGACCAGTGGTTATTCTCAAGGGCCTGGTGAAACCTATGGCAGAGGCAAGCATTGGACCAAGGAAATCCTTGCAGAAGGAGGAGGAAGATAAGTCCGAGGAGGAGGAAAGagatgaagaggatgaagggccAGTAATACCTGACCGTGCGACCATTGAAGCCATCAGGGCGAAGcggcagcagctgcagcagccgaggcaCGCCGCGCCAGATTATATCTCCCTTGATGGTGGTGGTGTGCTCAGCAGCAGGAATGCTGGAGGTGAGTCCAGTGATGAGGATGACAATGAGACGAGGGGCCGGATTGCAATGTACACTGATAAGTCAAGTGACGGACCGAAGAGCACAAAAAGTGTGTTTGGCGAGATCAACAACAGGGGTCCTGCTGCCAGTTTGGGGGCTCTCGGTGATGGGGTCAAGGAGGTTGAGGATGATAgggatgatgatgacgatgaggAAGAGAGGAGGTGGGAGGAGGAGCAATTCAGGAAGGGTCTTGGTAGGAGGGTTGATGATACTTCTTCTGCTCAAAGATCAGCAAATGGTGCATCAGCTGCTGCTCAGGTTCAGCCGCAACCATTTGGATACTCTGTGGGTTCCCATTACCAGCCCTCTCTTAGTGGTGTTGTGCCTGCGGCCTCTGTTTTCACCTCAGGAAGCATGGAATTCTTATCCATCGCTCAACAAGCTGATGTTGCAAATAAAGCCCTGCAAGAGAACATCCGAAAGCTTAGGGAAAGTCACAAGACAACAGTGAGTGCTTTAGTAAAAACTGACACACATCTTATTGAAGCTCTTTCGGAGATTTCTAGCCTGGATAGTGGTTTGAAGGATGCAGAAAATAAGTTTGTCTATATGCAGGAGCTCCGGAATTATATTTCTGTGATGTGTGATTTCTTGAATGACAAGGCGTTTTATATTGAGGAGTTGGAGGATCACATGCAGaaactgcacgaaaatcgagcTTTGGCTATTTCTGATAGGCGTGCAGCTGACCTAGCCGATGAATCAGGTGTGATTGAAGCTGCTGTAAATGCTGCAGTATCTATTCTAAGCAAAGGATCAAGCTCAGCTCACCTGTCCGCTGCGTCAAATGCTGCGCaagctgcagcagctgctgctagGGAAAGTTCTAATCTCCCACCCGAGTTGGATGAGTTTGGCAGAGATATCAACCTCCAGAAACGTATGGATCTTAAGCGCAGGGAAGAGAACAGGAGTCGAAGAAAAACCAAGTCAGAGTCAAAGAGAATGGCATCTGCAGTGAAGAATAATAGCATTGAGAAGATTGAAGGAGAGCTAAGCACTGATGAAAGTGACAGTGAGAGCACTGCTTATGTTTCCAGCCGGGATGAGTTGCTTAAGACCGCTGACCTTGTGTTCAGCGATGCTTCAGAGGAATACTCGAGCCTTCGAATTGTCAAGGACAAGTTTGAAGGTTGGAGAACTCAGTACCCTTCTGCATACCGGGATGCTCATGTAGCTCTGAGTGTACCATCTGTGTTCACCCCTTATGTGAGACTGGAGCTCCTGAAGTGGGATCCCCTCCATGAAGCAACTGATTTCTTCGACATGGATTGGCACAAGGTTCTGTTTGACTATGGTGCGCAAGATGATGAGAGTGCCTCAGGTTCTAACGATACAGATGTGGTTCCAGTCCTAGTAGAAAAGGTGGCTCTTCCTATTTTGCACCACCGCATTAAGCACTGCTGGGACGTATTGAGTACTCAAAGTACTGAGAACGCTGTAGATGCAGTTAGGATGGTGATCGGTTATTTACCAACATCAAGCAAGGATTTGCATCAACTACTGGCTTGTGTGAAAAGTCGTCTAACCCAGGCCATTGCTGATCTTTCAGTTCCAGCCTGGGGATCAATGGTGACAAGGACTGTTCCAGGTGCTGCTCAATATGCTGCATATAGATTTGGAGTTGCAACACGTCTGCTTAAGAATGCGTGTCTGTGGAAAAATATCCTTGCGGGGCATGTTGTTGAGAAGCTTGCTTTAGATGAACTACTGAAAGGGAAGATTCTTCCTCATATGAAGAGTATCATTCTGGATGTTCATGATGCAATCACTAGGGCTGAGCGAATAGCTGCCTCACTTTCAGGAGTTTGGGGTGAACAAAGTCAAAAGCTGCAGCCTTTCGTGGATCTGGTTGTTGAGTTAGGAAACAAGTTGGAGAGGAGACAAACGTCAGGCATTAGCGAGGAAGAGACTCGTGGACTAGCTCGTCGATTGAAAATCATATTGGCAACACTGAATGAGTATGACAAGGCTAGAGCTATTTCGAAGAAATTTCAGCTCAGAGAAGCCCTTTAG
- the LOC112874431 gene encoding uncharacterized protein LOC112874431, whose translation MATARLRSAASLRGVLLRHFSVGPASTPRAVSRVSDFQVPQTIVWRHFSTCKHNSLAKRDDLGLPACLHNQTRWASQATAVKETEASGSKISIGPKPKEIKEDDNDGNLVYQGPISSTIKKVKLLSLSTCCLSVSLGPVITFMTSPDMNVIIKGAVASTVIFLSATTTAALHWFVSPYIHKLRWCPGSDSFEAEVMTWLATPLKRTIKFADVRPPETNRPFVTFKAEGNFYFVDAEHFSNKALLARLTPQKLPHESAFKNL comes from the exons AtggcgacggcgaggctccgATCCGCGGCCTCCCTTCGCGGGGTTCTCCTCCGCCACTTCTCCGTGGGGCCCGCTTCTACTCCGCGCGCTGTCTCGCGAGTGTCAG ATTTTCAGGTTCCTCAGACTATCGTATGGAGGCATTTCTCAACATGCAAGCATAATTCTCTTGCAAAACGTGATGACCTTGGCCTGCCTGCCTGTTTGCACAATCAGACAAGATGGGCTTCTCAAGCTACTGCTGTGAAAGAAACTGAAGCTAGTGGCAGCAAGATCAGCATTGGGCCCAAACCAAAGGAGATTAAGGAGGATGACAATGATGGTAACCTGGTTTATCAAGGGCCAATATCGTCTACCATAAAGAAAGTGAAGCTTCTCTCTCTGTCCACCTGCTGCCTTTCTGTATCGCTAGGGCCGGTGATAACATTCATGACTTCACCTGATATGAATGTGATCATCAAGGGAGCAGTTGCATCCACCGTCATTTTCCTCAGTGCCACTACAACTGCAGCCTTGCACTGGTTCGTGAGCCCATACATTCACAAGCTTAGGTGGTGTCCTGGTTCAGATAGCTTTGAGGCTGAGGTGATGACATGGCTGGCTACTCCCCTCAAAAGGACAATCAAGTTTGCCGATGTTAGGCCTCCTGAAACTAATAGGCCTTTTGTCACTTTCAAGGCCGAGGGAAACTTCTACTTTGTTGATGCTGAACACTTCTCGAACAAGGCTTTGTTGGCAAGGCTTACACCCCAGAAACTTCCTCATGAGTCTGCGTTCAAGAACTTGTGA
- the LOC112875118 gene encoding protein BCCIP homolog isoform X2: MPGGRKRPAPFLAFSSFARSLIFSAAAGTPGQDNMPRPPSKRAKPAGPSKDEDRSSSESDAEDGEELQTVQADFAFFDPKPSDFHGVRLLLKTYLDSKPWDLTGFVDLILAQTTVGTVVKLADEEEEEEEGQGTGGEKTSAGGNNDDDLFGLISVLNLGRYAEHRCIKDLKEYLLAVCSDKDTKRQLKSLLEEKASSVGLLVCRRFVNFPYELVPKLYDALFDEVSWATEDEPTQELQDSFRFKHYLLLVRMLERKTPAKHKAKNSKDDDDEPIIYPKLEDEIFNELSSWSFTFPIRSEQSPQQEMKNYKEMGLVMAVKAEAIPKFRKKLEALVSEQ; this comes from the exons ATGCCCGGCGGCCGAAAGCGCCCGGCTCCGTTCCTCGCCTTCTCCTCTTTCGCTCGCTCCCTCATCTTCTCCGCTGCCGCCGGAACTCCTGGTCAAG ACAACATGCCGCGGCCGCCGTCCAAGCGCGCGAAGCCGGCCGGGCCTTCCAAGGACGAAGACCGCAGCAG CAGCGAAAGCGACGCCGAAGACGGGGAGGAG CTCCAGACGGTGCAAGCGGACTTCGCCTTCTTCGATCCCAAGCCAAGCGACTTCCACGGGGTCAGGCTGCTGCTCAAGACGTACCTCGACTCCAAGCCCTGGGACCTCACCGGCTTCGTCGACCTCATCCTTGCTCAGACCACCGTTGGCACGGTTGTCAAGTTGgccgatgaggaggaggaggaggaggaagggcaAGGGACCGGCGGTGAAAAGACCAGTGCTGGTGGCAATAACGACGATGATCTGTTTGGTCTTATTAGCGTCCTAAATCTGGGACGCTACGCC GAGCACCGCTGCATCAAGGATCTTAAGGAGTATCTGCTCGCTGTTTGCTCCGACAAGGATACCAAGAGGCAGCTTAAGTCTCTGCTGGAAGAGAAAGCATCTAGTGTGGGCCTGCTGGTGTGTCGCCGCTTTGTGAATTTCCCTTATGAGCTTGTGCCTAAGCTGTATGATGCACTCTTTGATGAGGTTTCCTGGGCAACGGAAGATGAG CCAACACAAGAACTCCAGGACTCCTTCCGATTCAAACATTACCTGCTACTCGTCAGAATGCTTGAG AGGAAAACCCCCGCAAAACACAAAGCAAAGAACAgcaaagatgatgatgatgaacctATTATCTATCCAAAGTTGGAGGATGAAATTTTTAATGAG CTTAGCTCATGGTCGTTCACTTTCCCAATACGTTCTGAACAGTCACCTCAACAGGAG ATGAAGAATTACAAAGAGATGGGCTTGGTGATGGCAGTTAAAGCTGAGGCAATCCCAAAATTCCGCAAGAAGCTGGAGGCGTTGGTGTCGGAACAGTAG
- the LOC112877526 gene encoding protein Brevis radix-like 4, translating into MLACIACVNKEGGGGGRDRDDAARSAGDTPTCRDPVKSLTSQLKDMVLKLSGTHRQGAQHRRGGSPPPRGRATSIYRSGYYRPGVVQDDMAVPPATYLGASSASSTPAWDLPGRAEGEAREWAAQVEPGVQITFVSLPGGAGNDLKRIRFSREMYDKWQAQKWWGENNERIMELYNVRRFSRQVLPTPPRSDDGERESFYSQSQVGSMAGSPAATPSPAPLTPDRISWGAFARPAPPPGAARQHSFRPLSPPPPSSSNPSERAWRQQQQQRQNGGAAGKSPAASEATATEAARTTTSSRDDVSISNASELEVTEWIIQDEPGVYITVRELADGSRELRRVRFSRERFAELNAKLWWEENKERIQAQYL; encoded by the exons ATGCTGGCCTGCATCGCGTGTGTGAATaaagaaggcggcggcggcggccgggaccGCGATGACGCCGCGCGGTCGGCCGGCGACACCCCGACGTGCAGGGATCCCGTCAAGTCGCTCACCTCCCAG CTCAAGGACATGGTGCTGAAGCTGTCCGGCACGCACCGGCAGGGCGCGCAGCACAGGCGCGGGggatcgccgccgccgagggGCCGGGCCACCTCCATCTACCGCAGCGGCTACTACCGGCCGGGCGTGGTGCAGGACGACATGGCGGTGCCCCCGGCCACTTACCTGGGCGCGTCGAGCGCGAGCTCCACCCCGGCGTGGGACTTGCCCGGCCGCGCGGAGGGCGAGGCCAGGGAGTGGGCGGCGCAGGTGGAGCCGGGCGTGCAGATCACCTTCGTGTCGctccccggcggcgccggcaaCGACCTCAAGCGCATCCGGTTCAG CCGCGAGATGTACGACAAGTGGCAGGCGCAGAAGTGGTGGGGCGAGAACAACGAGCGGATCATGGAGCTCTACAACGTGCGGCGATTCAGCCGGCAGGTGCTCCCCACCCCGCCGCGCTCCGATGACGGCGAG AGGGAATCGTTCTACTCGCAGTCCCAGGTGGGCTCGATGGCAGGAAGCCCTGCCGCCAccccgtcgccggcgccgctcaCCCCGGACAGGATCAGCTGGGGCGCGTTCGCGCGGCCGGCGCCCCCGCCTGGCGCCGCGCGGCAGCACAGCTTCCGCccgctctcgccgccgccgccgtcctcgtccAACCCATCAGAGCGGGCctggcggcagcagcagcagcagcggcagaaCGGAGGAGCAGCCGGCAAGAGCCCCGCGGCCTCAGAGGCCACCGCCACCGAGGCGGCGAGGACGACCACCTCGTCGAGGGACGACGTGTCCATCAGCAACGCCAGCGAGCTGGAGGTGACGGAGTGGATCATCCAGGACGAGCCCGGCGTGTACATCACCGTCAGGGAGCTCGCCGACGGCAGCAGGGAGCTACGCCGCGTCAGGTTCAG CCGCGAGAGGTTTGCAGAGCTGAATGCGAAGCTGTGGTGGGAGGAGAACAAGGAGAGGATACAGGCTCAGTACCTTTGA
- the LOC112875118 gene encoding protein BCCIP homolog isoform X3, which yields MPGGRKRPAPFLAFSSFARSLIFSAAAGTPGQDNMPRPPSKRAKPAGPSKDEDRSSSESEEESFSNSESDAEDGEELQTVQADFAFFDPKPSDFHGVRLLLKTYLDSKPWDLTGFVDLILAQTTVGTVVKLADEEEEEEEGQGTGGEKTSAGGNNDDDLFGLISVLNLGRYAEHRCIKDLKEYLLAVCSDKDTKRQLKSLLEEKASSVGLLVCRRFVNFPYELVPKLYDALFDEVSWATEDEPTQELQDSFRFKHYLLLVRMLERKTPAKHKAKNSKDDDDEPIIYPKLEDEIFNELSSWSFTFPIRSEQSPQQEVSYILSYKSLFGFA from the exons ATGCCCGGCGGCCGAAAGCGCCCGGCTCCGTTCCTCGCCTTCTCCTCTTTCGCTCGCTCCCTCATCTTCTCCGCTGCCGCCGGAACTCCTGGTCAAG ACAACATGCCGCGGCCGCCGTCCAAGCGCGCGAAGCCGGCCGGGCCTTCCAAGGACGAAGACCGCAGCAGCAGCGAAAGCGAGGAAGAGAGCTTTAGCAACAGCGAAAGCGACGCCGAAGACGGGGAGGAG CTCCAGACGGTGCAAGCGGACTTCGCCTTCTTCGATCCCAAGCCAAGCGACTTCCACGGGGTCAGGCTGCTGCTCAAGACGTACCTCGACTCCAAGCCCTGGGACCTCACCGGCTTCGTCGACCTCATCCTTGCTCAGACCACCGTTGGCACGGTTGTCAAGTTGgccgatgaggaggaggaggaggaggaagggcaAGGGACCGGCGGTGAAAAGACCAGTGCTGGTGGCAATAACGACGATGATCTGTTTGGTCTTATTAGCGTCCTAAATCTGGGACGCTACGCC GAGCACCGCTGCATCAAGGATCTTAAGGAGTATCTGCTCGCTGTTTGCTCCGACAAGGATACCAAGAGGCAGCTTAAGTCTCTGCTGGAAGAGAAAGCATCTAGTGTGGGCCTGCTGGTGTGTCGCCGCTTTGTGAATTTCCCTTATGAGCTTGTGCCTAAGCTGTATGATGCACTCTTTGATGAGGTTTCCTGGGCAACGGAAGATGAG CCAACACAAGAACTCCAGGACTCCTTCCGATTCAAACATTACCTGCTACTCGTCAGAATGCTTGAG AGGAAAACCCCCGCAAAACACAAAGCAAAGAACAgcaaagatgatgatgatgaacctATTATCTATCCAAAGTTGGAGGATGAAATTTTTAATGAG CTTAGCTCATGGTCGTTCACTTTCCCAATACGTTCTGAACAGTCACCTCAACAGGAGGTCAGTTACATTTTATCA TATAAGTCACTGTTTGGTTTTGCATGA